A window of Roseovarius sp. THAF27 contains these coding sequences:
- a CDS encoding YjbF family lipoprotein, which yields MTRISKHLLAAGLIAVLGLTACTNTRQESSILSVGKSLIDSRRAQPGARPKVNDSIVQREIGRALQSTDGPLALMQIEGTGSVAVLRVIETNGPHSTWAAWGTSERRSVSTRGGVITSTRGLGTDLMSSSIKGLLTMLSRRQDGIESQILRHLDGENQIEETLAYCAFTPGPRQDYAAGALRLQATRVDVYCKSDNGTFSNYYLVSQNGRIVKSRTWLGEGLGYFTLSHLR from the coding sequence ATGACGCGTATATCGAAGCATCTGCTCGCCGCCGGTCTGATCGCGGTGCTTGGCCTGACGGCGTGCACCAACACGCGCCAGGAATCATCGATCCTGTCCGTCGGCAAATCCTTGATAGACTCCCGCCGCGCCCAACCTGGCGCCAGGCCCAAGGTCAACGACAGCATCGTCCAGCGCGAGATAGGCCGCGCCCTGCAATCGACCGACGGTCCGCTTGCCCTCATGCAGATCGAGGGAACGGGCAGCGTCGCGGTGCTGCGCGTGATCGAGACCAATGGCCCGCATTCCACCTGGGCCGCCTGGGGCACCAGCGAACGCCGCAGCGTGTCGACACGCGGCGGGGTCATCACATCGACCCGCGGGCTGGGCACCGACCTGATGTCGTCCAGTATCAAAGGGCTGCTGACCATGCTGTCGCGCCGGCAGGACGGGATCGAAAGCCAGATTCTCAGACATCTGGACGGCGAAAACCAGATCGAGGAAACGCTGGCCTATTGCGCCTTCACGCCGGGCCCACGTCAGGACTATGCCGCGGGCGCGCTGCGGCTGCAGGCAACGCGGGTCGACGTCTATTGCAAGTCCGACAACGGAACGTTCAGCAATTATTACCTGGTCAGCCAGAACGGCCGGATCGTCAAGTCGCGCACCTGGCTGGGCGAGGGGTTGGGATACTTCACCTTGAGCCATCTGCGCTGA
- a CDS encoding flagellar protein FlgN produces MSETSAQTLIDELDRLLDFERQAVLDGNLQEMSGIIRKKECLIDALSDLDASHAAPMSEIQDKLTRNQTLLDGALQGIRRASARLAAVRKVRRTLETYGEDGQKKTIDARVARQLEKRA; encoded by the coding sequence GTGAGTGAGACTTCCGCCCAAACCCTGATCGATGAACTGGACCGGCTGCTCGATTTCGAGCGCCAAGCCGTCCTGGACGGCAACCTTCAGGAAATGTCGGGCATCATCAGGAAAAAGGAATGCCTGATCGACGCGCTGAGCGATCTCGATGCGTCCCATGCCGCCCCGATGTCCGAGATCCAGGACAAGCTCACGCGCAACCAGACATTGCTTGACGGCGCGCTGCAAGGCATCCGGCGCGCGTCGGCGCGACTCGCCGCGGTGAGAAAGGTGCGCCGGACCCTCGAAACCTACGGCGAGGACGGACAGAAGAAGACCATCGACGCACGAGTCGCCCGCCAACTGGAGAAGCGGGCGTGA
- the tsaD gene encoding tRNA (adenosine(37)-N6)-threonylcarbamoyltransferase complex transferase subunit TsaD yields MTDNLTILGLESSCDDTAAAVVRMREHGAEILSSVVLGQDDLHGSFGGIVPEIAARAHAEKLDIAVNEALNHAETSLDRIQLVAATAGPGLIGGVLSGVMTGKAIAAARGLPLVGVNHLAGHALTPRLTDGLAYPYVMLLVSGGHCQFLLVEGSDRFTRLGGTIDDAPGEAFDKSARLLGLPQPGGPKIEREARAGDAERFRFPRPLLDRPGCDMSFSGLKTALLRARDEVIAEKGGLTRRDRADLCAGFQGAVADVLQEKTRRALTEAGRILSAPPALAVAGGVAANQFVRSGLETVSSEFGVAFVAPPLALCTDNAAMIAYAGGELFRAGRIDDMTLAARPRWPLDQRSPSLLGGGKKGAKA; encoded by the coding sequence ATGACGGACAACCTGACGATCCTCGGGCTGGAGAGCAGCTGCGACGACACCGCGGCGGCGGTCGTGCGGATGCGCGAGCACGGTGCGGAGATCCTGTCGTCGGTCGTTCTGGGGCAGGACGACCTGCACGGCTCCTTTGGCGGCATCGTCCCGGAAATCGCCGCACGCGCACATGCCGAAAAGCTGGATATCGCGGTCAATGAGGCTCTGAACCACGCTGAAACGTCCTTGGATCGCATTCAGCTCGTGGCCGCGACGGCGGGGCCGGGGCTGATCGGGGGCGTGCTGTCAGGCGTGATGACGGGCAAGGCCATCGCCGCCGCGCGGGGTCTGCCGCTCGTGGGCGTCAACCACCTTGCGGGGCACGCTTTGACGCCAAGGCTGACGGATGGTCTGGCATATCCTTACGTGATGCTTCTGGTTTCGGGTGGTCATTGTCAGTTTCTGCTGGTCGAGGGAAGCGACCGTTTCACGCGGCTGGGCGGCACCATCGACGACGCACCTGGAGAGGCGTTCGACAAGTCCGCGCGCTTGCTGGGCTTGCCCCAGCCCGGCGGCCCGAAGATCGAGCGCGAGGCCCGGGCGGGCGATGCGGAGCGGTTCCGTTTCCCGCGGCCCCTGCTGGACAGGCCAGGCTGCGACATGTCGTTTTCCGGGTTGAAAACCGCGCTGCTGCGCGCCCGGGACGAGGTGATCGCCGAGAAGGGCGGGCTGACACGGCGGGACCGGGCCGATCTTTGCGCCGGGTTCCAGGGTGCGGTCGCAGACGTGCTGCAGGAAAAGACGCGGCGTGCCCTGACCGAGGCCGGCAGAATCCTGTCCGCGCCGCCGGCGCTGGCCGTTGCCGGTGGCGTGGCCGCGAACCAGTTCGTTCGCAGTGGGTTAGAGACTGTTTCAAGCGAATTCGGCGTGGCTTTCGTTGCACCCCCGCTGGCGCTCTGCACGGATAACGCGGCGATGATCGCCTATGCCGGCGGGGAACTCTTCCGCGCGGGGCGGATTGACGACATGACCCTGGCCGCGCGTCCGCGCTGGCCCTTGGACCAACGCAGCCCGTCCCTTCTGGGCGGGGGAAAGAAAGGGGCGAAGGCATGA
- a CDS encoding EVE domain-containing protein: MRYWLFKSEPSTWSWDQQVAKADAGEEWDGVRNYQARNFMRDMAVGDRGFFYHSQTEKAVVGTVEVIAEAHPDSTTEDDRWECVDIKALEAAKTPVTLDMVKDDPRLSDMVLVRNSRLSVQPVTEDEWTIICGMAGLTP, translated from the coding sequence ATGCGCTATTGGCTGTTCAAATCCGAGCCGTCGACCTGGAGCTGGGACCAGCAGGTGGCGAAGGCCGATGCCGGCGAGGAATGGGACGGCGTGCGCAACTATCAGGCGCGCAATTTCATGCGTGACATGGCCGTGGGTGACCGCGGGTTCTTCTATCACAGTCAAACGGAAAAGGCGGTGGTCGGCACGGTCGAAGTCATCGCCGAAGCGCATCCCGACAGCACGACCGAGGATGACCGCTGGGAGTGCGTGGACATCAAGGCGCTGGAGGCCGCGAAGACGCCGGTCACCCTGGACATGGTCAAGGACGACCCGCGCTTGTCCGACATGGTGTTGGTGCGCAACTCTCGCCTGTCGGTGCAACCCGTGACCGAGGACGAATGGACCATCATTTGCGGGATGGCGGGCCTGACGCCCTAG
- a CDS encoding uroporphyrinogen-III synthase, which yields MSPLILITRPRDAADAFAADLEDKLGRDADVCIAPLLRIEMSTDLPDLAPYRTLIFTSAHAVESFATATRCRDFACYVVGTGTGKVAAQHGFDPVVGPGTGKELAQDIRNASAATPCLYLRGDPIAFDLAQYLNSAGTETHEAIVYRQLPCALSKKALDRVKRHGIVVAPVFSPRSAQLLLDALPKGANLHVAAISEAVAGIFPRNRAARISVAARPDRPAMLSCVAQLWSDANRLESGSTAQ from the coding sequence ATGTCGCCCCTGATCCTCATCACACGCCCCCGGGACGCGGCAGACGCCTTCGCAGCCGACCTGGAGGATAAGCTGGGCCGGGACGCGGACGTATGCATTGCGCCGCTTCTGCGGATCGAGATGTCGACGGACTTGCCCGACCTCGCACCCTACAGGACGCTCATATTCACCTCCGCTCACGCGGTCGAAAGCTTTGCCACGGCCACCCGGTGCCGGGATTTCGCCTGCTACGTCGTCGGCACCGGCACCGGCAAGGTCGCAGCACAACACGGCTTTGATCCGGTCGTGGGGCCCGGCACGGGCAAGGAACTGGCGCAGGATATCCGCAACGCCTCTGCCGCCACTCCGTGCCTCTACCTGCGTGGAGACCCCATCGCGTTCGACCTCGCCCAATACCTGAATTCCGCCGGAACCGAGACGCACGAGGCCATCGTCTATCGCCAGCTGCCCTGCGCCCTTTCGAAAAAGGCGCTGGACCGCGTGAAAAGGCACGGTATCGTGGTTGCGCCGGTTTTTTCGCCGCGAAGTGCCCAGCTTTTGCTAGATGCGCTGCCGAAAGGCGCTAACTTGCATGTCGCGGCGATCAGCGAGGCCGTGGCGGGGATCTTTCCCCGGAACAGAGCGGCAAGGATCAGTGTGGCGGCGCGGCCCGACAGACCCGCGATGCTGTCCTGCGTCGCGCAACTTTGGTCTGATGCCAATCGGCTTGAGAGCGGAAGCACCGCACAGTAA
- a CDS encoding flagellar hook capping FlgD N-terminal domain-containing protein, producing the protein MDVAPTTSATGAAAAQASRSASTVLSSDFETFIKMLTVQMENQDPLNPMESTEFATQLATFSGVEQQVKSNDLLSALSAQMSLMGVSQLSGWIGMEGRAVAPVVFEGAPVRLTIAGDSLQRLAVSGDREEIAWLGTDASGTVLAPGTYDVTVESFSGAEVVASTPVEVHGRIIEARIDAGQTVLVMENGQEVGAASLLGLRLPRPDQ; encoded by the coding sequence ATGGACGTTGCTCCCACCACCTCTGCGACCGGCGCGGCTGCGGCACAGGCGTCGCGCTCCGCTTCGACCGTTCTCAGTTCCGACTTCGAGACCTTCATAAAAATGCTCACCGTCCAGATGGAGAACCAGGACCCGTTGAACCCGATGGAGTCGACCGAGTTCGCGACACAGCTGGCGACATTCTCGGGCGTTGAACAACAGGTCAAGAGCAACGACCTGCTTTCGGCGCTCAGTGCCCAGATGAGCCTCATGGGCGTGTCGCAACTGTCCGGCTGGATCGGCATGGAAGGGCGGGCGGTCGCGCCCGTGGTCTTCGAGGGCGCACCCGTGAGGTTGACGATTGCGGGCGACAGCCTCCAGCGCCTCGCCGTGTCCGGAGACCGAGAGGAAATCGCGTGGCTGGGCACGGACGCTTCGGGCACCGTGCTGGCGCCCGGCACCTATGACGTGACGGTCGAATCGTTCTCGGGTGCCGAGGTCGTCGCGTCGACGCCGGTCGAGGTGCACGGACGAATCATCGAGGCGCGCATCGACGCAGGCCAGACGGTCTTGGTCATGGAAAACGGCCAGGAGGTCGGTGCCGCGTCGCTGCTGGGCCTCCGTCTGCCGCGACCGGATCAATAA
- a CDS encoding YciI family protein: MLIALIARDKPGALQTRLDNRDKHVAYLKDSGIVSQAGPLLDAEGGMIGSLVILEVEDMAAAEAWAAKDPYKAADLFQSVELIPWNKVI, translated from the coding sequence ATGCTGATCGCCCTGATTGCCCGGGACAAGCCCGGCGCCCTGCAAACCCGTCTCGACAACCGTGACAAGCACGTGGCCTATCTGAAGGACAGCGGCATCGTCAGCCAGGCCGGCCCGCTCCTGGATGCCGAGGGGGGCATGATCGGGTCGCTGGTGATTCTGGAGGTGGAAGACATGGCCGCCGCCGAGGCATGGGCGGCGAAAGATCCCTACAAGGCGGCCGACCTTTTTCAGAGTGTCGAGCTGATTCCCTGGAACAAGGTGATCTGA
- a CDS encoding heme biosynthesis protein HemY: protein MLWSVIKIVLFIGLVAAASWSAIYLLELDGGVRIVMAGQEFNLTPLMAVIALALLVIAVWLLLKIVSLLVAVLHFINGDDTALSRYFQRNRQEKGYQALSEGMMALASGEGELAMAKAGKAERYLNKPALTNLITAQAAEMSGNRRKAEETYKRLLTNEKTRFVGVRGILRQKLADGETDTALKLAKTAFTLKPKHEEVQDTLLKLQAQTGDWKGARETLSAKLKSGNLPRDVHRRRDAVLALSEARDILDEGKSIEAREAAIQANKLSPDLVPAAVLTARGYMEQGNKRNATRVIKKAWDAQPHPDLAAAFAEIEPDETPQARIKRFARLLKTHPDHRETRLIDAELHLAAEDFPAARRALGDLAEVDPDARALTIMAAIERGEGASDSVVKGWLARALSAPRGPQWVCENCHHIHPEWAPSCSNCHAFDTLSWRAPPASSVASSTGIEMLPLIIGSVEDHTTPDETIDEDDTTDAEIDDAEIVEEPKPAETEK, encoded by the coding sequence ATGCTGTGGTCCGTCATCAAGATCGTTCTCTTCATCGGCCTCGTCGCCGCGGCCAGTTGGAGCGCGATCTACCTGCTCGAACTCGACGGCGGCGTGCGCATCGTCATGGCCGGACAGGAATTCAACCTGACCCCGCTGATGGCCGTGATCGCGCTTGCCCTGCTTGTCATCGCCGTCTGGCTGCTGCTGAAGATCGTATCGCTGCTGGTCGCTGTGCTGCATTTCATCAACGGGGACGACACCGCGCTGTCGCGCTATTTCCAGCGCAATCGGCAGGAGAAAGGCTATCAGGCCCTGTCCGAGGGGATGATGGCGCTGGCCTCTGGCGAGGGCGAGCTGGCCATGGCCAAGGCCGGCAAGGCCGAGCGCTATCTCAACAAGCCCGCGCTGACCAACTTGATCACCGCGCAAGCCGCAGAGATGTCCGGCAACCGCCGCAAGGCCGAGGAGACCTATAAGCGCCTTCTGACCAACGAGAAGACCCGTTTCGTGGGTGTGCGCGGCATCCTGCGTCAAAAGCTGGCCGACGGCGAAACCGACACCGCGCTGAAGCTGGCCAAGACCGCCTTCACGCTGAAGCCCAAGCACGAGGAAGTGCAGGACACCCTGCTGAAACTGCAGGCGCAGACCGGCGACTGGAAAGGCGCGCGCGAAACCCTCAGTGCCAAGCTGAAATCCGGGAACCTGCCGCGCGACGTGCATCGCCGCCGCGACGCGGTGCTGGCGCTCTCCGAGGCGCGCGACATCCTCGACGAAGGCAAGAGCATCGAGGCGCGCGAGGCGGCGATCCAGGCGAACAAGCTCTCGCCCGATCTCGTACCGGCCGCCGTGCTGACCGCCCGCGGCTATATGGAGCAGGGCAACAAGCGCAACGCCACCCGCGTGATCAAGAAGGCATGGGATGCCCAGCCGCACCCGGACCTTGCCGCCGCCTTCGCGGAAATCGAGCCCGACGAGACGCCGCAGGCCCGCATCAAGCGGTTCGCCAGACTGCTAAAGACTCATCCCGATCACCGCGAAACCCGCCTGATCGACGCCGAACTGCACCTTGCGGCCGAGGATTTCCCCGCAGCCCGCCGTGCGCTGGGGGATCTGGCCGAGGTAGATCCCGATGCGCGTGCGCTGACCATCATGGCCGCCATCGAGCGTGGCGAAGGCGCGTCGGACAGCGTGGTCAAAGGCTGGCTGGCACGGGCGCTGTCGGCCCCGCGCGGGCCGCAATGGGTGTGCGAGAACTGTCACCACATCCACCCCGAATGGGCGCCGTCCTGCAGCAACTGCCACGCGTTCGACACGCTCAGCTGGCGCGCGCCGCCGGCATCTTCGGTCGCCTCGTCCACGGGCATCGAGATGCTGCCGCTCATCATCGGCTCGGTCGAGGATCACACCACGCCCGATGAGACCATCGACGAGGATGATACGACCGACGCGGAAATCGACGACGCCGAAATCGTCGAGGAACCGAAGCCGGCAGAGACGGAAAAATAG
- a CDS encoding rod-binding protein, whose protein sequence is MQAAQKLEATFLAEMLKAAGLGEQASSFSGGAGEDQFASFHRQALADRIAQAGGIGLSEHFLRSIMERQGE, encoded by the coding sequence ATGCAGGCCGCCCAGAAGCTCGAGGCGACTTTCCTCGCGGAGATGCTCAAGGCCGCCGGCCTTGGTGAGCAGGCCAGTTCGTTTTCCGGCGGCGCGGGCGAGGACCAGTTCGCCTCGTTCCACCGGCAGGCCCTTGCCGACAGGATTGCGCAAGCAGGGGGCATTGGTCTGTCCGAACATTTTCTGAGGTCAATCATGGAGAGACAAGGTGAGTGA
- a CDS encoding flagellar hook-length control protein FliK, with amino-acid sequence MFHLPTGDATTAHSRAGPPRQGNDPIQAGNTSGGADRRSFATVFTDMRARDQAGAVNDTAGSVVPAHPDTKDDAAAQDQEVSEVSVDDPATNRGKDSSLFPPAFAEAAGSPDDLPADLPAATEQGTGRGGPPNEDPATSGPHAGFATGRPDTPVAERPDAQASAEAAHLSRQDGAASSHAAGPDAARDPATVFGGPGGQADQAEDSSEDVGPARIVPGAIAGDRPASSNAELLAKMPSPAMRRQGAERAALEMGQAASSSVDPDITASIANNAKVSLSKVAEDGPGVPSLTPGEPPQSSVNTAASRVDLADGPVTVARAAEGGPAPNAARPTLDTQAANASNDAAPRLARAGSLDVPAGQTRPNPSNDTQAEPAATVRDTGGETRDAGSANRPYSRGEQPAPFHPGPQSRPEQGLTRAKAPARAPAGTIDRIAPAAMVRPEQALENVARPTPGTVEPAEKLERAPSAPSPSVVAAPAAPVAPTPPVFAARNPVLPAEERVGDTLDETGRTSPSSAHTSQVETSAPLRQSSLAAATRGPDLPRHVIEQLTTGFRGAGDKSAEIHLNPAELGRVRISLQTGDAGVLVSVMADRPETLDLLRRHADMLAQDFRDIGYGAAQFSFGQSGHPRSGQGRGPEGDAIGPVDAALTEDQAPATHPQVGHASIALDRVDIRL; translated from the coding sequence ATGTTTCACTTACCGACCGGCGACGCCACGACCGCCCATTCCCGCGCTGGCCCTCCCAGGCAGGGGAACGATCCGATTCAGGCGGGCAACACGTCCGGAGGGGCCGACCGGCGCAGTTTTGCGACCGTTTTCACGGACATGCGCGCCCGCGATCAGGCGGGTGCGGTAAACGATACCGCAGGGTCCGTCGTGCCTGCGCACCCTGACACGAAAGACGATGCGGCAGCGCAAGATCAAGAAGTGTCGGAAGTGTCGGTTGATGATCCGGCTACTAATCGCGGCAAGGATTCGTCGCTCTTTCCGCCCGCCTTTGCGGAAGCGGCCGGCAGTCCTGACGACCTTCCCGCCGATCTACCTGCGGCGACTGAACAAGGCACGGGGCGCGGCGGACCGCCGAACGAGGATCCGGCCACCTCCGGTCCTCATGCAGGCTTTGCAACAGGTCGTCCCGACACCCCCGTTGCAGAACGCCCAGACGCACAGGCATCCGCAGAAGCCGCGCACCTATCGCGGCAAGACGGGGCCGCATCGTCGCATGCGGCTGGCCCCGACGCGGCTCGCGACCCGGCAACCGTCTTTGGCGGACCGGGCGGACAAGCGGATCAGGCGGAGGATTCATCCGAGGACGTCGGGCCGGCCCGCATAGTGCCCGGCGCGATTGCGGGTGATCGTCCCGCGTCCTCGAACGCTGAACTGCTTGCAAAGATGCCGTCACCAGCAATGCGGCGACAGGGCGCGGAGCGTGCGGCCTTGGAAATGGGGCAGGCGGCTTCCAGCAGCGTCGACCCTGACATAACCGCGTCCATCGCGAACAATGCCAAGGTGTCCTTGTCGAAGGTGGCAGAGGATGGCCCGGGCGTGCCGTCACTGACACCGGGTGAGCCGCCTCAATCGTCCGTGAACACAGCGGCCTCTCGCGTCGACCTGGCGGATGGCCCGGTCACCGTTGCCCGGGCCGCCGAAGGTGGACCCGCGCCAAACGCGGCCCGTCCGACATTGGACACGCAGGCGGCCAACGCCTCAAATGATGCAGCGCCGCGACTCGCGCGAGCCGGCAGCTTGGACGTCCCTGCCGGCCAAACGCGCCCGAACCCTTCAAATGACACCCAAGCCGAGCCTGCGGCGACGGTGCGCGACACCGGGGGTGAAACCCGCGATGCGGGGTCTGCAAACCGCCCGTATTCACGCGGCGAGCAACCCGCGCCGTTCCATCCGGGCCCTCAGAGTCGGCCGGAGCAGGGTCTGACACGGGCCAAGGCGCCAGCGCGCGCCCCGGCGGGAACAATCGATCGCATTGCGCCCGCGGCGATGGTTCGACCCGAACAGGCCTTGGAGAATGTAGCGCGGCCGACGCCAGGAACAGTCGAGCCCGCAGAAAAGCTGGAGCGGGCCCCGTCCGCGCCGTCTCCGTCGGTCGTGGCCGCTCCTGCGGCCCCCGTCGCACCCACCCCCCCGGTTTTTGCAGCTCGCAACCCGGTTCTGCCCGCAGAGGAGCGCGTCGGCGACACGCTGGATGAAACGGGCCGCACCAGCCCAAGCTCCGCCCACACGAGCCAGGTCGAGACCAGCGCGCCCTTGCGCCAAAGCTCCCTTGCGGCGGCGACGCGCGGTCCTGACCTGCCGCGCCACGTGATCGAACAGCTGACCACGGGGTTCCGCGGCGCGGGCGACAAATCCGCCGAGATTCACCTGAATCCGGCCGAACTTGGGCGCGTGCGGATCAGCCTTCAGACCGGCGATGCCGGGGTTCTTGTCAGCGTGATGGCCGACCGCCCCGAAACACTCGACCTCCTGCGCCGGCATGCAGACATGCTTGCGCAGGATTTTCGCGATATCGGCTACGGCGCGGCCCAGTTCTCGTTCGGCCAAAGCGGACATCCGCGCTCCGGTCAGGGCCGTGGGCCCGAGGGCGATGCCATCGGGCCGGTGGACGCGGCGCTGACCGAAGATCAGGCACCGGCCACGCACCCGCAGGTCGGGCACGCATCCATTGCGCTCGATCGCGTCGATATTCGGCTTTGA
- a CDS encoding NAD(P)H-dependent glycerol-3-phosphate dehydrogenase: protein MIAVIGAGAFGTALAVSLARNGPMTLWARDAEQVREIHASRQNARRLPGVDLPGNIAVSADIETILQAEIVLLSVPAQKLRRFLETCGETLAGKHVVACCKGMERGTGLRPTQIVAEHVPDAIPATLTGPSFAHDIARGLPTALTLACADESAGERLQMRLTTPNIRLYRTTDVIGAELGGALKNVIAIACGVAIGAGLGESARAALMTRGFAELVKVAEKYGAKAETLAGLSGFGDLVLTCTSEQSRNYRFGQSIGAGDAFDSGVTVEGAATAQALAEMAQETGLDLPITRVVTGLVSGELNVRDAVDMLLQRPLKEE, encoded by the coding sequence ATGATCGCGGTGATCGGCGCCGGTGCATTCGGAACAGCGCTGGCCGTTTCCCTGGCCCGAAACGGCCCGATGACCCTGTGGGCGCGCGATGCCGAGCAGGTGCGCGAAATCCACGCGTCGAGGCAGAATGCGCGACGTCTGCCCGGCGTCGACCTGCCGGGCAATATCGCGGTTTCAGCCGATATAGAGACTATATTGCAGGCCGAAATCGTGCTGCTGTCCGTTCCGGCGCAAAAGCTGAGACGCTTTCTGGAGACTTGCGGCGAAACCCTGGCGGGCAAACACGTGGTCGCCTGTTGCAAGGGGATGGAGCGCGGCACCGGGTTGAGGCCGACGCAGATCGTCGCCGAGCATGTGCCCGACGCCATTCCCGCCACCTTGACCGGCCCGTCCTTTGCCCATGATATCGCCCGCGGCCTGCCGACCGCGCTGACCCTGGCATGCGCAGATGAAAGCGCCGGCGAACGCCTGCAGATGCGACTGACGACGCCGAACATCAGGCTCTATCGCACCACGGATGTCATCGGCGCAGAGCTTGGTGGCGCGCTGAAGAATGTCATCGCCATCGCGTGCGGCGTGGCAATCGGTGCCGGGCTGGGGGAGAGTGCGCGGGCGGCGCTGATGACGCGCGGTTTCGCCGAGCTTGTGAAGGTGGCGGAAAAATATGGCGCAAAGGCCGAGACCCTGGCCGGGCTTTCGGGATTTGGCGATCTGGTGCTGACCTGCACGTCAGAGCAGTCGCGCAATTATCGCTTTGGTCAAAGCATCGGCGCGGGCGATGCGTTTGACAGCGGTGTGACGGTCGAGGGCGCGGCGACGGCCCAGGCGCTGGCGGAGATGGCGCAGGAGACCGGCCTGGACCTGCCGATCACCCGCGTCGTGACCGGGCTGGTCAGTGGTGAATTGAACGTGCGCGACGCGGTCGATATGCTGTTGCAACGTCCATTGAAGGAAGAATGA